A single region of the Candidatus Parcubacteria bacterium genome encodes:
- a CDS encoding metallopeptidase family protein, whose product MTLERFEEAAAEAFEKIPEKFRKQMKNVALLVESEPDEETLREEGLEEGGTLLGLYRGIPNTERGAYYGVGPTLPDTITLYQLPIEEEAEFSQKSIEQVLYETLWHEIAHYFGFDEGSVREEEGKRFN is encoded by the coding sequence ATGACCCTAGAGCGATTCGAAGAAGCTGCTGCCGAAGCCTTTGAGAAGATCCCGGAGAAGTTCCGGAAACAAATGAAGAACGTGGCGCTCCTCGTAGAGAGTGAGCCGGACGAAGAGACTCTGCGCGAAGAGGGATTGGAAGAGGGAGGTACGCTCCTCGGACTCTATCGCGGCATTCCCAATACGGAGCGCGGCGCCTACTACGGGGTAGGGCCGACGTTGCCGGATACCATCACGCTCTATCAGCTACCTATCGAGGAAGAGGCGGAGTTCTCTCAAAAATCAATCGAGCAAGTGCTCTATGAGACGCTCTGGCACGAGATCGCACATTACTTCGGCTTTGACGAGGGGTCCGTGAGAGAAGAAGAGGGGAAGCGATTCAACTGA
- a CDS encoding DUF2914 domain-containing protein produces the protein MIEYLKSHPRVREWLALAERYERHIGVGALLFGFVFDTLTLGRPDQLFGNVTLTAYLLISAGCILYLTLAARRGVEVPPVLALILLQFCFGNLAGGLLVLYGQSGTFEGSLLFFIVLGAFILGNEMLRQRYARLNFNISAWFFLLLAYLALVVPILVGRLGTLVFLLSGFLSVALLAGLLFLLYKLSPMSFEGMKRKLAVYLGSVFVAYNALYFLNIIPPVPLSLQAIGIYHSVTHTGGEYVVEYEKPRWYEFFRSTHRTYGYVPGKPAYCFSSVFAPSGLSTPISHRWERYDEVVGKWQTATLLSFSISGGRNNGYRGYSQKYGLSPGKWRCSVETARGALIGRTTFTVTEAPPERLTTESI, from the coding sequence ATGATCGAATATCTCAAATCCCATCCACGTGTGAGAGAGTGGCTCGCTCTCGCGGAGCGTTATGAGCGGCACATCGGCGTGGGGGCGCTCCTCTTCGGCTTTGTCTTCGACACGCTCACCCTGGGACGCCCCGACCAGCTTTTTGGGAACGTTACCCTCACTGCATACTTGCTCATCTCCGCAGGCTGCATCCTTTATCTCACTCTGGCAGCTAGGCGGGGAGTAGAAGTGCCGCCTGTTCTGGCGCTTATCCTGCTCCAGTTCTGTTTCGGTAACCTGGCTGGCGGACTCCTGGTGCTTTACGGACAGAGCGGCACGTTCGAGGGAAGCCTGCTCTTCTTCATCGTCCTTGGCGCCTTCATCCTGGGGAATGAGATGTTGCGCCAGCGCTACGCGCGTCTCAATTTCAATATCTCTGCCTGGTTCTTCCTCTTGCTCGCGTACCTTGCTTTGGTGGTTCCCATTCTTGTTGGACGTCTCGGGACGCTGGTCTTCCTCCTCTCGGGTTTCTTGTCGGTAGCCCTTCTTGCGGGCCTTCTCTTCTTGCTCTACAAGCTCTCGCCCATGAGTTTTGAAGGCATGAAGCGCAAGCTAGCTGTTTACCTCGGTAGCGTCTTCGTGGCGTACAACGCATTGTATTTCCTCAACATCATCCCGCCGGTCCCGCTCTCGCTCCAGGCGATCGGTATCTATCACTCGGTCACGCATACGGGAGGGGAGTACGTAGTCGAATATGAGAAGCCGCGCTGGTATGAATTCTTCCGCAGCACGCACCGCACCTATGGCTACGTTCCGGGGAAGCCGGCGTATTGCTTTAGCTCCGTGTTCGCGCCCTCCGGCCTCTCTACTCCTATCAGCCATCGCTGGGAGCGCTACGATGAAGTAGTCGGGAAATGGCAGACTGCGACCCTACTCTCCTTCTCCATCAGTGGCGGACGGAATAACGGGTATCGCGGCTACAGTCAGAAATATGGCTTAAGCCCTGGTAAGTGGCGCTGCTCCGTGGAGACGGCGCGCGGTGCGCTCATCGGGCGTACGACCTTCACGGTGACGGAAGCGCCGCCTGAGAGGCTAACTACTGAGAGCATCTGA
- a CDS encoding DUF2585 domain-containing protein, whose translation MSDFFNRLTLWHYAALALGLFVLQALVLHFMGQPAICTCGYVKLWENVVLSPGNSQHLSDWYTFSHLAHGVIFYYLLSRFAPRVPLGARLLLAFGIELSWEIFENTDMIINRYRESALAQGYIGDSILNSLMDSIAMVLGFFAAWRFPVWVTVALLIGVELFVGYMIRDNLLLNVIQLLHPFDFINEWQTAG comes from the coding sequence ATGTCTGATTTCTTCAATCGCTTGACCCTGTGGCACTACGCAGCTCTCGCACTCGGGCTTTTTGTGCTGCAGGCTCTGGTGCTTCATTTCATGGGGCAGCCGGCCATCTGTACTTGTGGCTACGTGAAGCTCTGGGAGAATGTGGTGCTCTCCCCGGGCAATTCTCAGCACCTGAGTGACTGGTATACCTTCTCGCATCTGGCGCACGGGGTCATCTTCTACTACCTCCTCTCCCGCTTCGCTCCGCGGGTTCCACTCGGTGCACGTCTCTTGCTCGCTTTCGGTATAGAACTCTCTTGGGAGATCTTTGAGAATACGGATATGATCATTAACCGCTATCGCGAGAGCGCGCTCGCTCAGGGGTACATAGGGGACAGCATCCTCAATTCGCTCATGGATTCTATTGCCATGGTCTTAGGCTTCTTCGCCGCCTGGCGCTTCCCGGTATGGGTCACGGTGGCGCTCCTTATCGGCGTAGAGCTTTTTGTGGGCTACATGATCCGCGACAATCTCCTTCTTAACGTCATCCAGCTCCTCCATCCGTTCGATTTCATAAACGAGTGGCAGACTGCTGGTTGA
- a CDS encoding VTT domain-containing protein, whose product MSIHTIRIAAMIIWGSLLSVTLYAYFFHTEAFHVLIESAVGVHLWWAYLVFFLLGSLRGFTFIPSTYLIVLGFFFFDPLPLYLFLIAGIMVSSASIYHFSHLLGLDDFFEKKHFAQITWIKKKLTEYELPIIIGWSFMLFLPTDLLSYVCGSLRINFHKFLLGVFIGESLVCAVYIFGAQYFLDICGGYSWCFL is encoded by the coding sequence ATGTCCATCCATACTATCCGTATAGCGGCGATGATCATTTGGGGGAGCCTCTTGTCCGTCACTCTCTACGCCTACTTCTTCCATACGGAGGCATTCCACGTGCTGATTGAGAGTGCGGTGGGCGTGCATCTGTGGTGGGCGTATCTGGTTTTCTTCCTGCTCGGTTCTCTGCGGGGCTTCACCTTCATACCCTCTACCTACCTCATCGTATTAGGCTTCTTCTTTTTCGATCCGCTGCCGCTCTACCTCTTCCTCATCGCGGGCATCATGGTCTCCTCCGCCTCGATATATCACTTTTCGCACCTCTTAGGGCTCGATGACTTCTTCGAGAAGAAGCACTTTGCTCAGATCACCTGGATCAAGAAGAAGCTTACGGAATATGAGCTGCCCATCATCATCGGATGGAGTTTTATGCTTTTTCTGCCTACGGATCTCCTCTCGTATGTATGCGGTAGCCTCCGGATCAATTTCCACAAATTCCTCCTCGGCGTGTTTATAGGGGAATCGCTCGTGTGTGCCGTCTACATATTTGGCGCACAGTACTTCCTAGATATCTGCGGGGGATATTCCTGGTGCTTCCTCTAA
- a CDS encoding rRNA pseudouridine synthase gives MKGSAPRFPRREAPKALEKPLFPMRINKYLAHKGYATRTGADALIEAKKVYLNGELAVLGAKVEEDDLVEVRDNKKPKEHIYLAYHKPVGIITHSPQKGEKDIRSSIPLSSVFPVGRLDKDSSGLLILTNDGRITDRLLNPEYEHDKEYVVTVRKTLANNWKTRMERGVFIEDYTTKECKVEIVDERTFKIILTEGKKHQIRRMCAALGNDVETLTRIRIMNVELGNTPAGSYRRLEGEELKTFLASLGL, from the coding sequence ATGAAAGGAAGCGCCCCCCGATTCCCCCGCAGAGAGGCACCCAAGGCTCTGGAGAAGCCCCTCTTCCCCATGCGCATCAACAAATACTTGGCCCACAAGGGGTACGCCACCCGCACGGGTGCGGACGCCCTCATCGAAGCTAAGAAAGTGTACTTAAACGGCGAGCTCGCCGTGCTCGGCGCCAAGGTAGAAGAGGACGACCTTGTGGAAGTGAGGGATAACAAGAAGCCCAAAGAGCACATCTACCTCGCCTACCACAAGCCGGTCGGCATCATCACCCACTCCCCGCAGAAGGGCGAGAAGGACATTAGGAGCTCCATCCCCCTCTCTTCCGTCTTCCCTGTAGGACGCCTCGACAAGGATTCGAGTGGCCTCCTCATCCTCACCAACGACGGTCGCATCACCGACCGCCTGCTCAATCCAGAATACGAGCACGACAAGGAGTACGTAGTCACCGTGCGCAAGACCTTGGCCAACAACTGGAAGACCCGCATGGAACGCGGCGTATTTATCGAAGACTACACGACCAAAGAGTGCAAAGTAGAAATCGTAGACGAACGCACTTTCAAAATCATCCTCACCGAAGGCAAGAAGCACCAGATCAGACGCATGTGCGCGGCACTCGGCAACGACGTGGAGACGCTCACCCGCATCCGCATCATGAACGTGGAACTCGGCAACACCCCCGCCGGAAGCTACCGCCGTCTTGAGGGCGAAGAGCTCAAGACCTTTCTCGCGAGCCTCGGACTTTAA
- a CDS encoding DEAD/DEAH box helicase has translation MYQQRHTGFRGGSRPTHNRGYAPRGGARRGAPKGDRIDVSKFINKAVITEEIEHFVPEHQISDFVIDERLKANIMAKGYKQPTPIQDRAIPHALRGSDIVGIANTGTGKTAAFLIPLIDKVLKDPKQNILVVAPTRELAVQIQSELRGFTTKLNIFSVCCVGGAPIGRQLSELRYKNNFIIGTPGRLKDLIERGAINLGTFSTIVLDEADRMLDMGFINDMKYLMEKMPKPRHTLFFSATLSREIEALIGAFLFEPVRISVKTRDTSKNIDQDIVRVKGTEKMDVLHDLLSQEGFHKVLVFGRTKHGVEKLAMELNKRGFKADSIHGNKSFSQRVRALTAFKTHKVQVLVATDVAARGLDIADVSHVINYDLPTTYDDYVHRIGRTGRGDKTGKALTFVD, from the coding sequence ATGTACCAACAGCGACACACAGGTTTCCGCGGAGGTTCCCGCCCTACACACAATCGTGGCTACGCACCGCGTGGCGGCGCTCGCCGTGGTGCGCCGAAAGGCGACCGCATCGACGTCTCCAAGTTCATCAATAAGGCGGTCATCACCGAGGAGATTGAGCATTTCGTACCTGAGCACCAGATCAGTGATTTCGTCATTGATGAGCGTCTCAAGGCGAACATCATGGCCAAGGGCTACAAGCAGCCGACCCCTATCCAGGACCGCGCCATCCCGCATGCGCTCCGTGGCTCTGACATCGTGGGTATCGCTAACACCGGCACCGGCAAGACCGCAGCCTTCCTCATTCCGCTCATCGACAAGGTTCTGAAGGACCCCAAGCAGAACATACTCGTGGTGGCTCCTACCCGCGAACTCGCGGTTCAGATCCAGTCCGAGCTCCGCGGCTTCACCACCAAGCTCAACATCTTCTCCGTTTGTTGCGTGGGAGGGGCGCCCATCGGCCGCCAGCTCTCCGAGCTCCGCTACAAGAATAACTTCATTATCGGTACCCCAGGACGCCTCAAGGACCTCATCGAGCGCGGCGCCATCAACCTGGGCACCTTTAGCACCATCGTGCTCGACGAAGCGGACCGCATGCTCGATATGGGCTTCATCAACGACATGAAGTACCTCATGGAGAAGATGCCTAAGCCTCGCCACACGCTCTTCTTCTCCGCGACTCTATCGCGCGAGATCGAAGCGCTCATCGGTGCGTTCCTCTTTGAACCGGTACGTATCTCCGTGAAGACCCGCGATACCTCCAAGAACATCGACCAGGACATCGTGCGCGTGAAGGGTACGGAGAAGATGGACGTGCTCCACGATCTCCTCTCTCAGGAGGGCTTCCACAAGGTGCTCGTCTTCGGACGTACCAAGCATGGCGTGGAGAAGCTCGCCATGGAACTCAACAAGCGCGGCTTCAAGGCTGATTCCATCCATGGCAACAAGAGCTTCTCTCAGCGCGTGCGCGCCCTCACCGCGTTCAAGACGCACAAGGTGCAGGTGCTCGTGGCGACCGACGTGGCTGCTCGTGGCCTCGACATCGCGGACGTGAGCCATGTGATCAACTACGACCTTCCGACCACCTACGACGATTACGTGCACCGCATCGG